One window from the genome of Garra rufa chromosome 1, GarRuf1.0, whole genome shotgun sequence encodes:
- the LOC141294635 gene encoding butyrophilin-like protein 2: MDILTCMFMSILMVADGKYYLHGPTGPLFAPLGSSVVLPCYVDAPLLIDDLEVEWRKADSENLVHLFLNGESRPEAQQEDYHDRANFFTDQIQHGNFSIRLDNLTAEDEGQYKCNVDSQQGSGEIVVQIKHERLIVSGADQSVSTYDGEDVTLNCSVDSHLQHEDIEVSWIRTDGDILVLLFQNNQTFSEAADEQYSDRAEFFTNEIPKGNFSLRLKSVRTEDKGVYMCRVFAGGLSANATVILEQLGFSSWHIAVLFFCFAAGCGVVLLLFSLLYCRSKYNVSTNNKIWNLQLSLVFCPNICMFFAFILWGFTEGKSVTIRTHQRIMKWRICLHLILLFHRHRY; encoded by the exons TGCATGGCCCCACTGGTCCTCTGTTTGCTCCTCTAGGATCTTCAGTGGTTTTGCCCTGTTATGTTGATGCACCGCTACTAATAGACGATCTGGAGGTGGAATGGAGAAAAGCAGACTCAGAGAACTTGGTCCATTTGTTTCTGAATGGCGAGAGTCGACCAGAGGCCCAGCAGGAGGATTATCATGATAGAGCTAATTTCTTTACTGATCAGATTCAACATGGAAACTTCTCAATCCGTCTGGACAATCTGACAGCTGAAGATGAGGGACAATACAAATGTAATGTTGACAGTCAACAGGGTTCTGGAGAAATTGTGGTTCAAATAAAACATG AGCGTTTGATAGTATCAGGAGCAGATCAGTCTGTTTCTACATATGATGGTGAGGACGTCACTCTGAACTGCTCTGTAGACTCTCACCTCCAGCATGAAGACATTGAGGTTTCATGGATAAGAACAGATGGAGATATTCTGGTTCTGCTCTTCCAAAACAATCAGACTTTCTCAGAGGCAGCAGATGAACAATACAGTGACAGAGCTGAGTTCTTCACAAATGAAATCCCCAAAGGAAACTTCTCTCTCAGACTGAAGAGTGTGAGAACTGAGGATAAAGGAGTTTATATGTGTCGAGTGTTTGCTGGAGGACTTTCAGCCAATGCAACTGTCATTCTGGAGCAACTGG GTTTCTCTTCTTGGCATATAGCGgtgttgtttttctgttttgctgCTGGATGTGGAGTTGTGCTTCTGCTCTTCTCTCTGCTCTACTGCAGATCAAAATACAATGTTT CCACCAAcaacaaaatctggaatcttcAGCTTTCTCTGGTCTTTTGTCCAAACATCTGTATGTTCTTTGCCTTCATCCTTTGGGGCTTTACTGAAG GGAAGAGTGTTACAATTAG AACCCATCAGAGAATCATGAAATGGAGAATCTGTCTGCACCTGATACTGCTGTTTCACAGACACAGATATTAG
- the LOC141343701 gene encoding microfibril-associated glycoprotein 4-like, whose protein sequence is MPFDCSDIQNSGEKLSGIYAIYPAGDTPVWVFCHIVSDGSIEDNGGWTVIQRRMDGSMNFYQPWNQYKRGFGNAETEYWLGLKNMYHLTRTRTYILRVDLEDFNGRKGYALYSSFSVAAEVDGYKLQVSGFTDGGAGDSLTFHNGLKFTTFDKDQDIDDNNCAKMRLGGFWYRATPCHYTNPNGVYLWGRDATIFGIGNAWYTWENSVAVSMKTISMKIKPVS, encoded by the exons ATGCCATTCGACTGTTCTGACATCCAAAACTCAGGAGAAAAACTGAGTGGGATTTATGCCATCTATCCAGCAGGTGACACTCCTGTCTGGGTTTTCTGTCACATTGTCTCAGACGGGAGCATAGAAGACAATGGAGGATGGACG GTGATTCAGAGGAGAATGGACGGCAGTATGAATTTCTATCAGCCGTGGAATCAGTACAAGAGAGGATTTGGGAATGCGGAGACCGAATACTGGCTGG GGCTGAAAAACATGTACCATCTGACACGGACCAGAACATATATACTAAGAGTGGATCTGGAAGACTTCAATGGAAGGAAGGGTTACGCTCTGTACTCATCCTTTTCTGTGGCTGCTGAAGTTGATGGATATAAACTGCAAGTTTCAGGATTTACTGATGGAGGAGCAG GTGACTCTTTGACCTTCCACAATGGTCTGAAGTTCACAACCTTTGACAAGGATCAAGACATTGATGATAATAACTGTGCCAAAATGCGTCTCGGGGGATTTTGGTATAGAGCCACACCTTGTCACTACACAAACCCCAATGGGGTGTACTTATGGGGAAGAGATGCCACCATTTTCGGTATTGGAAATGCTTGGTACACCTGGGAGAACAGTGTTGCTGTCAGCATGAAGACCATCAGCATGAAGATTAAACCTGTGTCTTAA